Part of the Candidatus Methanoperedens sp. genome is shown below.
TCCGCATCAAGCTGGTAGGTCACGGAAGCCCGGATATCCAGTTTTTTCGTTCCATCGGGGATATCAAACTCAAATACCTCAACGCGTGTTTCTTTTGGCTTGATCCTGTTATCTGAAGCTATGGAGTATGCTTTCCAGAAGTCATATATTTCATTTCCATACTGGTCGACAAGAGTTTTTTGATATTTTTTCTCATCGCTGTAAATTATTTTCCCATCACCGTCGGATGCAATGAAATTCAGGATCAACTTCCTAGAAGGAAAACCGCTTGGGATCTTATGGCCAACGTTAACATTAGTAATATTGAGTGTAACTTGTGCTTTGTTTCCCGTTCTCTTGATATTTGACTCCATTTTCATGCTTTTTTCCAGTAATTGTCCTGAATGCCCCCCAGACCAGATATGTCCAAAAGTATTTTCCTTTTGAGTTCCTTTTTCAGGTTCAAATCCGCTTTTTGGCGCCATGTGACAGAACTGGCACTGTTTGCCTTCTTCCGCATAAGGGCCCTCCTTCCATTCAGAATAGGTTTCCGAGATAGGTACGCCGTTCAATGAAAATTCATGGCATCCGGCACAGAATTCTGATTTTGGGAGCAACAGGGATTTTTTTGTTCCATGAGCTTCAGTCTGCAAATCACTATGCAATTCACCATGTGGCCCTTCCATCTCTTTTCCGTCATTAGTGCTGTAATTATTTCCATCAATTTTGTTAACCGCATGGCAGAAACTGCAAGTAACTCCTTCGATTGATATTGATCTTGTTAAATTGAAATCTTTTGTCCATATTGTCGTAGGAGCATGGCAATCCAGGCAGTATTCTCTGTTTTTTGGGTTGGATAGTAGCGCTTTTGTATAAGCTGCCCTGAAAATCGGGTCGCTGATTGCCAGTGCATGCATTGAACGCGACCACTGGTCAAAAATCCCTTTGTGGCATTCAGAACAGGTAAAACTGTTCTTGAAATCATCAGGGGAGGCCTGAACAGGTAAAATTGTCCAGAAAACAATTATTGTCAGAATTTTACATACAGAAGATATATTTTTAAATCTCATATTTATCACCTATGTATTTTTTTCAGTAACAATTATTTTTCCAACCATCTTGGGATGTTGTTTGCTGCACCATACAGTACATGCATACAGGAAAGTCCCTTTTTTAGTTGGTGTTATAAATACAAATTCAACATGCCCTGCTTTTATTTCAATGGGATGATCCACCCCTATACCAAGTTCAGGGACACTGAAACCATGTGTAACGGTATCGGTATTTCTGATCCTTAACCTAATCTCTTCGCCCTGCACCAGGTTTATTTCTGGTAAGCTCCAGTTGCCCATCTCAGGGGATCGGGCTTCCAGATCTACGGTCTTGAACTCATTGATAAACTTATGTTCATAAAGATACACTCCTGAAATTGTACCAGCAGTGGCAAGGATTAAAAGGATCCCTGCTATTATTTCAAAAATTTGTTTTTTTTCCATTTTTACATCTCCTATCCTGTGAACAGCCATATCAGGAACATAGTTGTAATTGTTAAGAAAGCGGCTACCGGATAATAGCCCATGATCGCATCATCAATATTTTTAAATGTCCTTCTGCTTATCTTCACTCCTATGTCTAAGGATAAGGCAAGACCGAAGAGCAATCCTCCTATTTGCATGTATGGTACATATCCTGTCAAAAACGGTGTCCATGGGAAATTGGCAGTTCCGAATAGATTCCAGCCCCATGCGAACGGATCTGATATTATATGCACAAGATAGCTTCCATTGGCAAATATCAATCCTACACTGAAAGATATCCAGGCCATTAGACCAAGAGGAACAAGAGTATAGGAATAATCGATAAATATCTTCTTCAGGGTAACATGTTTACTTGTTATCGAGTAAGAAACGTAAGCAAAGATGAAGAATATGCCCGGGACAACTAACAGATTGAATAGTGAGTGAATGCTGATGTATGAGAGATAGCCTTTAAGAGTTGCGGCATTCGCCCAATCTTTCAGGAACCCGAAAGGGCCCTGCATTATCAGGAAGAAGTGGATCGCTATACCAAGCATCATGAACGATTTCCATGCCTCATCATAACCTCGCTTTTTATCTATAAGTAAATCAGTTGCCGGAGGCCTGATATTGAACGCAATATTATCTTTCGGACATGTTTTGAAGCATTCAAAGCACATGCCGCAATACGTATTCCTTCTATTGGCATCAAAAGGACGCTCCAGCCATGGACAACCATAACCTTTATCATTTCCTCGCATACAGTCCCTTTGCTGGTAATCACACTCAAGCGCTTTTGCGCGTGTAGATACATTATGATCCCTGCAAACGCCCGGATCCTTAACGCGTACCTCTGTCATCGCCATATTCGAATATAGGCCCTGGAATCCGCTAACAGGACAGCAATACAGGCAGAAGCTCCTTTTTTCATATATCAAACTCAATATTATGCTACCCACAATGATCGTCATCAGAAGAATAAATGTGGCAATGGGGCGTGTTGTCAGGAAACCGGTCGTGAATGTGGTTGCAAGGAATAATATGTTCATAAGCCACATATTCTTCAATGGCTTTGGCCATTTTTTTTGTAAACCATGTAATTTATTACTTATCCTGATGAATCCCATCCTCTGTATCCATTCCCCGAAAGCGGGAAGCGGACAGACGGAACACCATAGTCTTGAGA
Proteins encoded:
- a CDS encoding 4Fe-4S binding protein; this encodes MKEKLLGIIPLDWRFDIASLPHVRSVLKSRWFPFLAIVFNLLFFTIILLAGLVGGVSAGNYNFAIMFVWILWWVMLMLILVPIFSRLWCSVCPLPAFGEWIQRMGFIRISNKLHGLQKKWPKPLKNMWLMNILFLATTFTTGFLTTRPIATFILLMTIIVGSIILSLIYEKRSFCLYCCPVSGFQGLYSNMAMTEVRVKDPGVCRDHNVSTRAKALECDYQQRDCMRGNDKGYGCPWLERPFDANRRNTYCGMCFECFKTCPKDNIAFNIRPPATDLLIDKKRGYDEAWKSFMMLGIAIHFFLIMQGPFGFLKDWANAATLKGYLSYISIHSLFNLLVVPGIFFIFAYVSYSITSKHVTLKKIFIDYSYTLVPLGLMAWISFSVGLIFANGSYLVHIISDPFAWGWNLFGTANFPWTPFLTGYVPYMQIGGLLFGLALSLDIGVKISRRTFKNIDDAIMGYYPVAAFLTITTMFLIWLFTG